In Rahnella aquatilis CIP 78.65 = ATCC 33071, one DNA window encodes the following:
- a CDS encoding GntR family transcriptional regulator, producing the protein MSNPTTTAKQLEVQRIVDVLSKAIAQQRLRPGTRLVESQLVDALSANRNHVQVALQRLAMQRIVTIEPNRGAMVAQPTAKEAREVFIARRAIERAIVECIGPDVIRRHRHRITGHLRGEREAVQSEDRRAIVRELSEFHLILGEISGNDVLSEILSNLMVRSSLIVALYQRNEVPSCQCDEHQAIIDALEAGDNTQAAEIMQEHLDDLEGVLDLDDEAAGEVNLRQVLSDL; encoded by the coding sequence ATGAGTAATCCAACTACAACCGCCAAGCAGCTGGAAGTTCAGCGCATTGTCGATGTTCTGTCTAAAGCTATCGCGCAGCAACGCCTGCGTCCGGGTACCCGTCTGGTGGAATCACAGCTTGTTGACGCACTCAGTGCCAACCGTAACCACGTTCAGGTGGCGTTACAGCGTCTGGCAATGCAACGCATTGTGACCATCGAACCTAACCGTGGTGCCATGGTGGCGCAACCGACCGCCAAAGAAGCGCGTGAAGTGTTTATTGCCCGTCGTGCTATCGAACGGGCGATTGTTGAGTGCATCGGGCCGGATGTGATCCGGCGTCACCGTCACCGTATTACCGGTCATTTACGCGGAGAACGTGAAGCTGTCCAGTCCGAAGACCGGCGCGCCATTGTGCGGGAGTTGAGTGAATTTCATCTGATTCTCGGGGAAATTTCGGGCAATGATGTCCTGAGTGAAATTCTGTCGAACCTGATGGTGCGCAGTTCCCTGATTGTGGCGCTGTACCAGCGTAACGAAGTGCCGTCGTGCCAGTGTGATGAACATCAGGCGATTATCGATGCGCTCGAAGCGGGGGACAATACGCAGGCGGCGGAAATTATGCAGGAACATCTGGATGACCTGGAAGGGGTGTTGGATCTTGATGACGAGGCCGCCGGAGAGGTCAATCTGCGTCAGGTGCTGTCTGATTTATAA
- the fetB gene encoding iron efflux ABC transporter permease subunit FetB, with protein MNQHNITNQSLALALILVVVALLVSKKEKLGLEKDIIWSVARAIVQLVIVGYVLKYIFDINNSLLTVLMVLFICVNAALNAKKRSRNIDNGFVISFIAITAGTALTLMILILSGSIEFLPMQVIPISGMIAGNAMVAVGLCYSNLNQRFLDNQQKILEMLSLGAPVKMASGRIIRDSIRAAMIPTVDAAKTVGIVSLPGMMSGLIFAGIDPVKAIKYQIMVTFMLLATASLSTIIAGYLAYKRFYNNRAQLRDLKSS; from the coding sequence ATGAATCAGCATAATATTACCAACCAGTCACTGGCTCTCGCGCTGATCCTGGTCGTCGTCGCCCTGCTCGTCAGCAAGAAAGAAAAGCTTGGGCTGGAAAAAGACATCATCTGGAGCGTTGCCCGCGCTATCGTACAACTGGTGATTGTCGGCTATGTCCTCAAATACATTTTTGATATTAATAACAGCCTGTTAACCGTACTGATGGTGCTGTTTATCTGCGTGAATGCCGCGCTGAATGCTAAAAAACGCAGCCGTAATATCGATAACGGATTTGTCATTTCGTTTATCGCCATTACGGCGGGTACCGCACTGACATTAATGATTCTGATCCTCAGCGGTTCAATCGAATTCCTGCCAATGCAGGTGATCCCCATTTCGGGGATGATTGCCGGGAATGCGATGGTGGCGGTCGGGCTGTGTTACAGCAATCTTAACCAGCGTTTTCTGGATAATCAGCAAAAGATCCTCGAGATGCTGAGCCTCGGCGCGCCGGTAAAAATGGCCTCCGGCCGGATTATCCGCGACAGCATTCGTGCCGCGATGATCCCGACCGTGGATGCGGCGAAAACCGTCGGCATCGTCAGCCTGCCGGGCATGATGTCCGGGCTGATTTTTGCGGGTATCGACCCGGTGAAAGCCATTAAATATCAGATTATGGTGACGTTTATGCTGCTGGCGACCGCGAGTTTATCAACGATCATTGCCGGCTATCTCGCCTACAAACGTTTCTACAATAACCGTGCACAATTGCGCGATTTGAAATCATCGTAA
- the fetA gene encoding iron efflux ABC transporter ATP-binding subunit FetA: protein MTTPTDLLRLQDVSFTLNHIPLLEPVSLTLNPGEFTLLTGPSGSGKSTLLKIIASLQNPTDGILYFKGEDITQIKPEVYRQRVSYCFQTPSLFGETVYDNLALPYQIRNKKPDDGQLRDWLKRVNLSEDMLTKRTQELSGGEKQRVALLRNLQFMPDVLLLDEITSALDEENKININDIIAGLVEKEQIAVLWVSHDLNEIRHAKNVITLSRHLPGNAAHESA, encoded by the coding sequence GTGACCACTCCTACCGATCTCCTTCGTCTGCAAGACGTTTCTTTTACGCTTAACCATATCCCGCTGCTTGAACCTGTTTCCCTCACCCTGAATCCAGGGGAATTTACCTTACTGACCGGTCCTTCGGGGAGCGGGAAAAGTACGTTGCTAAAGATTATTGCCTCATTGCAAAATCCGACCGACGGGATCCTTTATTTCAAAGGCGAAGACATTACGCAGATTAAACCTGAAGTGTATCGTCAGCGCGTGTCCTACTGCTTCCAGACGCCGTCGCTGTTTGGCGAAACGGTATACGATAACCTCGCCCTGCCTTATCAGATCCGTAATAAAAAGCCGGATGACGGGCAGCTTCGCGACTGGCTGAAACGGGTAAATTTATCCGAAGATATGCTGACCAAACGCACACAGGAGCTTTCCGGCGGCGAAAAGCAGCGCGTCGCGTTGCTGCGCAATCTGCAATTTATGCCGGATGTTTTACTGCTTGATGAAATCACCAGCGCGCTGGATGAAGAGAATAAAATCAACATCAACGACATTATTGCCGGGCTGGTTGAGAAAGAGCAGATCGCCGTGTTATGGGTGAGCCATGACCTGAACGAAATCCGCCACGCCAAAAACGTCATTACCCTGTCCCGTCATTTACCAGGAAACGCGGCGCATGAATCAGCATAA
- a CDS encoding YdgA family protein, protein MKKSLVAVSVIVVLGAAWTGVSWYTGKLIEQHMDEQVAAANSQLQSAYPKAGLKVSYQDYQRGLFSSKMRIVLQPEPAAATAGTSLLKTGDEIAFIETIDHGPFPAAQLKKFNLIPSMASVHSELQNTPTVKGLFDVTKGKSLVTIDTRVSYSGASSSAADIIPVTYQKDESLLAFSGGKINVDVDKDLTAMKLDASTDSIALTSKNQWGQLEKVTLAGFSMDSDTKQGKFQVGVGDQNLTVKQILVNVDGKDAASLDNFKLVSKFSENGNNIGGQQDYTLDALKIQGADFGSAKLTVKLDKLDGAAMKQFADNYNQQSRALLMQQGQIDPAVYQQQAADLLLANLPLLLKGNPSISIAPLSWKNSKGESSFNLQLDLKDPTATPAQTQDQMLSQMVNKIDARLTIPLPMATQVTTQVAQLEGYSADDAAKLAQQQVQGLAAMGQMFKLTTVKDDTLSSNFHYADNQVDLNGQKMTLQEFAGLFGILGGPAAPAPTPEQEAPVAPTPAPVPAQ, encoded by the coding sequence ATGAAGAAGTCGTTAGTCGCTGTAAGCGTCATTGTCGTCCTTGGCGCGGCCTGGACAGGCGTCTCGTGGTATACGGGCAAGCTAATCGAACAACATATGGATGAGCAGGTTGCGGCGGCCAACAGCCAGCTGCAAAGTGCTTATCCGAAAGCCGGACTGAAAGTCAGCTATCAGGATTACCAGCGCGGGCTGTTCAGCAGCAAAATGCGCATTGTGCTGCAACCGGAGCCTGCTGCCGCAACGGCGGGCACCAGCCTGCTGAAAACCGGTGACGAAATTGCCTTTATCGAAACTATCGATCATGGCCCTTTCCCCGCTGCTCAGCTGAAAAAATTCAACCTGATCCCAAGCATGGCTTCCGTTCATTCAGAACTGCAAAACACGCCAACGGTGAAAGGTCTGTTTGATGTCACCAAAGGCAAGTCTCTGGTCACCATTGACACCCGTGTTTCCTACAGCGGGGCAAGTTCTTCGGCAGCTGACATCATTCCTGTGACCTATCAGAAAGATGAAAGCCTGCTGGCCTTCTCCGGCGGTAAAATTAATGTCGATGTCGACAAAGATCTGACGGCGATGAAGCTGGACGCCAGTACCGACAGCATCGCCCTGACCTCTAAAAATCAGTGGGGTCAGCTTGAAAAAGTGACCCTGGCCGGTTTCAGCATGGACAGCGACACCAAACAAGGTAAGTTCCAGGTCGGTGTGGGTGATCAGAATCTGACTGTGAAGCAAATCCTGGTGAACGTTGACGGCAAAGATGCCGCTTCGCTGGATAACTTCAAACTGGTGAGCAAATTCTCTGAAAATGGCAATAACATCGGCGGTCAGCAGGATTACACTCTCGACGCACTGAAAATTCAGGGTGCAGATTTCGGTTCAGCCAAACTGACAGTGAAACTGGATAAACTGGATGGCGCGGCGATGAAACAGTTCGCCGACAATTATAACCAGCAATCCCGCGCACTTCTGATGCAACAGGGTCAGATTGATCCAGCTGTTTATCAGCAACAGGCCGCCGATTTACTGCTGGCGAATCTGCCACTGCTGCTCAAAGGCAATCCGAGCATCAGCATTGCACCATTGAGCTGGAAAAACAGCAAAGGCGAAAGCAGCTTCAACCTGCAACTGGATCTGAAAGATCCGACCGCGACGCCTGCCCAGACGCAGGATCAGATGTTGTCTCAGATGGTAAACAAGATTGATGCCAGACTGACGATCCCTCTGCCGATGGCGACACAGGTCACCACGCAGGTCGCTCAGCTGGAAGGCTACAGCGCAGATGATGCTGCTAAACTGGCTCAGCAGCAAGTTCAGGGCCTGGCCGCAATGGGTCAGATGTTCAAACTGACCACGGTGAAAGATGACACCCTCTCCAGTAACTTCCATTACGCTGATAATCAGGTTGACCTGAATGGCCAGAAAATGACGTTGCAGGAATTTGCAGGTCTGTTCGGGATCCTGGGCGGGCCGGCAGCGCCAGCACCAACCCCAGAGCAGGAAGCACCGGTGGCTCCGACGCCAGCGCCGGTACCGGCTCAGTAA
- the manA gene encoding mannose-6-phosphate isomerase, whose translation MQKMHNGVQNYAWGSKDALTKLYGIKDAEGRPMAELWMGAHPKSSSRVENSHGEDISLRDQISADLTAQLGDKVAKRFGELPFLFKVLCADQPLSIQVHPSKSAAEIGYAKENAAGIPLDAAERNYKDPNHKPELVYALTPFQAMNGFRELREIVSLLQPVSGAHPLIASYLMSPDVDHLRTLFAGLLSLEGEDKSRALDVLKSVLDEQHGEPWDTIRSISEFYPDDSGLFSPLLLNVITLQPGEGMFLYAETPHAYLKGVSLEVMANSDNVLRAGLTPKYIDIPELLANLKFNARPASELLTAPVVKGAELNFPIPVEDFAFSIHSLAAEPQTLEQDSAAIVFCIEGQSVLVKNNQTLVLSPGESCFLSATESPVTVSGNGRIARVFNTLDK comes from the coding sequence ATGCAAAAGATGCATAACGGTGTACAAAATTACGCCTGGGGCAGTAAAGACGCGCTGACTAAACTCTACGGAATTAAAGACGCAGAAGGCCGTCCGATGGCTGAACTGTGGATGGGGGCCCATCCGAAAAGTAGCTCCCGGGTTGAGAATTCCCATGGCGAGGACATCTCCCTGCGCGACCAAATCAGTGCCGATCTGACGGCGCAACTGGGCGACAAAGTGGCCAAGCGCTTTGGGGAATTGCCTTTCCTGTTTAAAGTGTTGTGTGCCGATCAGCCTCTGTCGATTCAGGTGCACCCGAGCAAAAGTGCCGCTGAAATAGGCTACGCCAAAGAAAATGCCGCCGGTATTCCGCTGGATGCCGCCGAGCGTAACTATAAAGATCCGAACCACAAACCTGAACTGGTCTATGCCCTGACGCCTTTCCAGGCCATGAACGGTTTCCGTGAATTGCGCGAAATTGTTTCATTACTGCAACCCGTGTCCGGTGCGCATCCGTTAATCGCCAGTTATCTGATGTCTCCGGACGTTGACCACCTGCGGACGCTGTTTGCGGGCCTGCTGAGTCTGGAAGGTGAAGATAAATCCCGTGCACTGGACGTACTGAAATCCGTTCTGGATGAACAACACGGTGAACCGTGGGACACTATCCGCAGCATTTCTGAATTTTATCCTGATGACAGCGGCCTGTTCTCCCCGCTGCTGCTCAACGTGATCACCCTGCAACCGGGCGAAGGGATGTTCCTGTATGCCGAAACGCCCCATGCTTATCTTAAAGGCGTCTCGCTGGAAGTGATGGCGAACTCCGATAACGTGCTGCGCGCGGGCCTGACGCCGAAATACATTGATATCCCTGAGCTGCTGGCGAATCTGAAATTCAACGCCAGGCCCGCTTCTGAATTGCTGACCGCGCCGGTTGTCAAAGGTGCAGAACTCAACTTCCCGATCCCGGTCGAAGATTTTGCGTTTTCGATTCACAGCCTGGCTGCTGAACCGCAAACGCTGGAACAGGACAGTGCGGCGATCGTCTTCTGTATTGAAGGTCAGAGCGTTCTGGTTAAGAACAATCAAACTCTGGTTCTCAGTCCGGGTGAATCGTGTTTCCTGTCAGCCACTGAGTCACCGGTGACTGTCAGCGGCAACGGCCGTATAGCACGCGTGTTCAATACACTCGATAAATGA
- the fumC gene encoding class II fumarate hydratase — MASTRVEKDSMGPIDVPADKLWGAQTQRSLEHFRISSEKMPTALIHALALTKRAAASVNMDLGLLPAERANAIIAAADEVLADKHSAEFPLSIWQTGSGTQTNMNMNEVLANRASEILGGVRGEERKVHPNDDVNKSQSSNDVFPTAMHVAAVIELRETLIPQLKVLHKTLSDKATAYRDIVKIGRTHLQDATPLTLGQEISGWMAMLGHSLTHIENSIPHIAELALGGTAVGTGLNTHPEYAVRVAKALAELTRQPFVTSPNKFEALATCDALVHGHGALKGLAASLMKIANDVRWLSSGPRCGIGEISIPENEPGSSIMPGKVNPTQCEAMTMLCAQVLGNDVAVNIGGASGNFELNVFRPLVIHNFLQSVRLLADGISGFNEHCAVGIEPNRDRITQLLNESLMLVTALNTHIGYDKAAEIAKKAHKEGLTLKASALKLGYLTEEQFDEWVRPEAMVGSMKA; from the coding sequence ATGGCATCTACACGCGTTGAGAAAGACTCAATGGGGCCAATTGATGTTCCGGCAGATAAGCTTTGGGGCGCACAGACGCAACGTTCCCTCGAGCACTTTCGTATTTCCTCTGAAAAAATGCCCACGGCGCTGATCCACGCGCTGGCACTGACGAAACGTGCGGCAGCCAGCGTCAATATGGATCTCGGACTACTGCCTGCTGAGCGGGCAAACGCCATTATTGCCGCTGCCGATGAAGTGCTGGCGGACAAGCATTCTGCCGAATTTCCGCTGTCCATCTGGCAGACCGGATCTGGCACCCAGACCAACATGAATATGAATGAAGTGCTGGCTAACCGGGCAAGTGAAATTCTCGGTGGCGTGCGCGGCGAAGAACGTAAAGTTCACCCGAACGATGATGTGAACAAGAGCCAAAGTTCTAACGATGTTTTCCCGACGGCCATGCACGTGGCGGCGGTGATTGAGTTGCGCGAAACCCTGATCCCGCAACTGAAAGTGCTGCATAAAACGCTGTCCGATAAAGCTACGGCCTACCGCGACATTGTGAAAATTGGTCGTACGCATTTACAGGATGCCACGCCGCTGACGCTGGGACAGGAAATTTCCGGCTGGATGGCCATGCTGGGGCATAGCCTCACGCACATTGAAAACAGCATCCCGCATATTGCCGAACTGGCGCTTGGCGGAACGGCAGTCGGTACCGGCCTGAATACACATCCTGAATACGCCGTGCGCGTGGCGAAAGCGCTGGCAGAACTGACCAGACAGCCGTTTGTGACGTCGCCGAATAAGTTCGAAGCGCTGGCCACTTGCGATGCACTGGTCCATGGCCACGGTGCGCTGAAAGGGCTGGCTGCTTCGCTGATGAAAATCGCCAACGACGTGCGCTGGTTATCTTCCGGCCCGCGTTGCGGCATTGGCGAGATCTCGATTCCGGAGAACGAACCGGGGAGTTCGATTATGCCGGGCAAAGTGAACCCGACGCAGTGCGAAGCCATGACTATGTTGTGCGCGCAGGTGCTGGGAAATGACGTTGCAGTGAACATTGGCGGCGCATCCGGTAACTTTGAGCTGAACGTGTTCCGCCCGCTGGTCATCCATAACTTCCTGCAATCCGTTCGTTTGCTGGCGGATGGTATCAGCGGTTTTAACGAGCATTGTGCGGTCGGCATTGAACCTAACCGTGATCGTATTACCCAGTTGCTGAATGAATCGCTGATGCTGGTCACCGCGCTGAATACGCATATCGGCTATGACAAAGCTGCTGAAATTGCCAAGAAAGCCCATAAAGAGGGGCTGACTCTCAAGGCGTCGGCGCTGAAACTCGGTTATCTGACCGAAGAACAGTTCGACGAGTGGGTGCGTCCTGAAGCGATGGTGGGCAGCATGAAGGCCTGA
- the tus gene encoding DNA replication terminus site-binding protein, with amino-acid sequence MADYDLIARMNGCFNELEMALHDLGNFLGRLELLQARVFALPEVAKGEEHNPADKITVTPHTGEAAQHLALQHFQRLFIHHNNENVSSKSAVRLPGVLCYAVDAAEHQSALLLIEEVNKLKAELEHIVTVESGLAREQRFEFVHTHLRGLITLNAYRSVTYLNDPDSVRFGWANKHIIKNVTRDEVLAQLEKSLNSGRAVSPYTREQWMENINREMMDVKRLPEHAALKFKRPVKVQPIARVWYRDNQKQVQHPCPLPLIALCLRSPMMQMPKLGVLPDYDVTMIKHKYKPQSQPLSLLIKRLHLYTDHPL; translated from the coding sequence ATGGCGGATTATGATTTAATTGCCCGGATGAACGGTTGTTTTAACGAGCTGGAAATGGCATTGCACGATCTGGGGAATTTCCTGGGGCGACTGGAATTATTGCAGGCGCGGGTCTTTGCCTTGCCTGAAGTGGCGAAAGGCGAAGAACATAATCCGGCGGACAAAATTACGGTCACGCCTCACACCGGCGAAGCTGCACAGCATCTGGCGTTACAGCATTTTCAACGTCTGTTTATTCATCATAATAACGAGAATGTCAGCAGTAAATCCGCCGTCCGTTTACCCGGTGTGTTGTGTTATGCCGTGGACGCGGCGGAGCATCAGTCTGCCCTGCTGCTGATTGAAGAAGTGAATAAGCTGAAAGCTGAGCTGGAACACATCGTGACCGTTGAATCCGGTCTCGCCCGTGAACAGCGTTTTGAGTTTGTGCATACCCACCTTCGCGGCCTGATAACGCTCAACGCTTACCGTTCGGTGACATATCTCAATGACCCGGATTCCGTGCGCTTTGGTTGGGCGAACAAACACATTATTAAGAATGTGACCCGCGACGAAGTCCTGGCACAGCTGGAAAAAAGCCTGAATTCCGGGCGCGCTGTCTCGCCTTATACCCGTGAGCAATGGATGGAAAATATTAACCGCGAGATGATGGACGTGAAGCGTCTGCCTGAACATGCGGCGCTCAAATTCAAACGCCCGGTGAAAGTTCAGCCCATTGCCCGCGTCTGGTACCGCGACAATCAGAAGCAGGTGCAACATCCCTGCCCGCTGCCGCTGATTGCGTTGTGTCTTCGGTCACCGATGATGCAGATGCCGAAGCTGGGAGTATTACCGGATTATGATGTCACGATGATCAAACACAAATACAAACCGCAGTCGCAGCCGCTGAGTCTGCTGATTAAACGCCTGCACCTTTATACCGATCATCCTTTATAA
- a CDS encoding DNA-3-methyladenine glycosylase I — translation MTDLIRCLWGTNDPMMIDYHDHEWGKPVRDSRALWEKLMLDGFQAGLSWRIVLKKRDALRLAFCQFEPEKVAGFTEEDIERLMNNADIIRSRSKITAVIGNARAYLAMQQAGEDFGKWIWSQIGGKAIQHTGPVPTQNAMSERISKDLKKRGFKFVGPTIVYAWLEATGLINTHHPDCFRRAQVAKEA, via the coding sequence ATGACTGACCTGATCCGTTGCCTGTGGGGCACAAATGACCCGATGATGATTGATTATCACGATCATGAATGGGGAAAGCCGGTGCGTGACAGCCGGGCACTGTGGGAAAAACTGATGCTGGATGGTTTTCAGGCGGGGTTATCCTGGCGGATTGTGCTGAAAAAACGTGATGCATTGCGGCTGGCTTTTTGTCAATTTGAACCCGAAAAAGTCGCCGGATTTACCGAAGAAGACATCGAACGGCTGATGAACAACGCCGATATTATCCGCTCCCGCAGCAAAATCACGGCGGTGATCGGGAATGCCCGTGCATATCTCGCCATGCAGCAGGCGGGAGAAGATTTCGGTAAGTGGATCTGGTCACAAATCGGCGGAAAAGCGATTCAGCATACCGGGCCGGTACCCACCCAGAATGCGATGTCAGAACGTATTTCGAAAGATTTAAAAAAACGCGGCTTTAAGTTCGTCGGGCCGACAATTGTCTACGCTTGGCTGGAAGCAACCGGCCTGATTAATACCCATCATCCGGATTGTTTCCGCCGGGCACAGGTGGCGAAAGAAGCCTGA
- the yqfB gene encoding N(4)-acetylcytidine aminohydrolase, whose protein sequence is MKNITFYGRFEADILAGRKTITLREASDADFTAGDQVRVSRYEDDVFFCNIEIIAVTPVQFDDLNDQHAMQENMTLDELKQIISEIYPGLKELFMIEFCLR, encoded by the coding sequence ATGAAAAATATCACTTTTTACGGTCGTTTTGAGGCTGATATTCTTGCTGGCCGTAAAACGATCACCCTGCGTGAAGCCAGCGACGCGGATTTTACTGCAGGCGATCAGGTTCGCGTCAGCCGTTATGAAGATGACGTGTTTTTCTGCAATATTGAGATTATCGCGGTGACTCCCGTACAGTTCGATGATCTCAACGATCAGCACGCCATGCAGGAAAATATGACGCTGGATGAACTGAAACAAATCATCAGCGAGATTTATCCGGGGCTGAAAGAATTATTTATGATCGAGTTTTGCCTGCGTTAA